The genomic stretch GGCTTGAGTCTGTCTGAGCTATCACATCCCCACTCAAGGTCGAGATTGGTTTGTATTCTGACTTGGTCTCGAGGGAAAATGCAGCACTCCGGTTCCAGACAGCAGTTCGGGAGTGGAATCACCACAACAAAATCATCCACCTGAGTACCTTGCGCAAGGGGTGTTTATTTCTACCTACTGATAACCTAATCTCCAAACTGCGTGTGCTGTCAGAGAGTGAAGGACAAAAAGACAACATCCAGAGAACTGAACAAAACAGAAGTCTAGAATATGTAGCAAATGAAAATTGTAACGAGTGGCTGAAGTTTGTGTTCCACCATACCTAGCTACCTctacccaacccaccacGCCTCCATTTAACGCCTCCTAGTTCGTGGCTTCACTGGCGTTTCTTCACAACGCCATGATTAAAGTCAAATTTCTGTATTACCTGTCAGCAACAATGAATGCTCAAACGAGTCAAGGAAGGATAATACTCACAACAAGCAGACTGATTCCGAATATCGAAAACAAACTGTTCCGCAGTCAACGAACCCCCACCCGCATTCTCCGGCTGCAGGCTCAAGTCCCCAAACACAGTAAAATTGACCAAGCTGTTCtgcgggttggggggagTGAGCCGATAGCTAATGCTGTCCCGGAGAACGTAAGGCTCCGCCGAGCGGGCACCGGTCCACTGCCCGTTGGGGCTGACGTCGGTGATGGCCCCGATGGTGGGCTGGATGGCGTAGTCGCGCGCGGTGAAGAAGGCTGTTATGCCGTTGCTGGGGAGGTAGACCGTCCCGGTTGTCGTGCCGAGGGCGGTGCCGGCTGTGCACTGCCCCACCGGGAAGCTGActtggagggtggtggtgcaggaCTCCTCGCGGGggccggaggggagggtgacgCCGTAGTTGGGGTAGGTGACTGTGGCGATTTGGTTGGCGTCGTCGTAGAAGATGAACGAGCCTTCGCAGCCTTGGCCGGTTTGGGTCGCGACGCGGGTGAAGACTGCGCGGGGTTGCTGGCGGGCTTCAATGATGGggccggcgagggcggtggtcgcttgaaggaggagggcggaggcggtggtgtaCTTCATTTTTGCGATTGTAAAGGGATCTGGTCGGGAAGAAGACTCTTGGAGGTGGTTTTGAgcaggaggtgatggtgatgatgatgctgagtGTTGTCTGAGAAGGTGGGCTTTATACTTGTGTTGACTGCTTGAATGTCGGTGAACATCCAAGCCGTTTCTGTATCTTCTGCTAGGCCTTAGTAAGGGCCGCTAGCTCGTGATGCCTTCGCGCCCTTCCATGTCAATGAACACCGGACATCTCGGCCTTGCATCATCAGCCTTACGCTG from Podospora pseudopauciseta strain CBS 411.78 chromosome 3, whole genome shotgun sequence encodes the following:
- a CDS encoding hypothetical protein (EggNog:ENOG503PYAC), translated to MKYTTASALLLQATTALAGPIIEARQQPRAVFTRVATQTGQGCEGSFIFYDDANQIATVTYPNYGVTLPSGPREESCTTTLQVSFPVGQCTAGTALGTTTGTVYLPSNGITAFFTARDYAIQPTIGAITDVSPNGQWTGARSAEPYVLRDSISYRLTPPNPQNSLVNFTVFGDLSLQPENAGGGSLTAEQFVFDIRNQSACKFDFNHGVVKKRQ